The Chryseobacterium indologenes genomic sequence ATGAGCATTTTAATATTAAATTTGCCGGGAAATACGCAGCTGTAACAATTTCAGGAAAATCGACGGCAACTTATATTTTTTAATCAAACAGAAATTAACATCGCATGAAATTCAGACCCGACACTATCATTCAGCTTTTTGCAGCCTCAATAGTACTGTTATCGTTTACCGATTGTACATCAGCTAAAGTTGATTCCGGCAGAAAACTGATCTGGAGTGATGAGTTTAACGGAAAAGGACTGCCTGATTCGTCAAAATGGAATTATGATGTCGGAGGAGGAGGTTTTGGAAATGAAGAAGCCCAGTTTTATACCAAAAACAGACCCGAAAATGCCAGAATGGAGAAAGGGAATCTGGTGATTGAAGCCAGAAAAGAAAATTGGGAGCATAATAAATACACTTCTGCAAGGCTTTTAACCAAAGGAAAATTCTCTTTTCAGTACGGAACTGTTGAGGTCCGGGCAAAGTTGCCAAAAGGTCGCGGAACCTGGCCGGCGATATGGATGATGAGTGAAAATATGAAGAAATGGCCGGATGACGGTGAGCTTGATATTATGGAACATGTGGGTTATCATCCGGGGTATATCCATGCATCGGTTCATACCAAAAAATATAACCATATTCAGGGAACCCAGAAAACAGACACCCTTTTTGTAAAAGATGCCAGCGAAAAGTTCCATGTATACAAAGCTTCATGGACACCTGAGAAAATTGATGTCTATATTGATGATAAAAAATTTTTCACTTATGAAAATAAAGAAAAAACCGGCGAATCATGGCCGTTTGACCGGCCGTATTTTATCATCTTAAACCTTGCTGTCGGCGGCTTCTGGGGCGGAAAAGAAGGGATAGACGAAACTATCTTTCCACAAAAGTATTATATAGACTACGTAAGGGTCTATCAAAATAAATAATGAAAAAGGAGACAAGCTTGTCCAAAAATAAAAAAATCATGAGAAAACTAATTGTAAGTTGTTTTGTAGTAGGTATTGTTTTCAATGCCAATGCTCAGAATTATTGGAAGAAAAATGCAGGAAAAACAGCTAAAGTAATCCTTACCAATTCCAAGGCAAATGAGAAAATGGCGGATAAGGGTATAGTGAAATTTGAACCATTCGGGCAGCCTAAAGAAACAGAGGCCTGCATTTTTGTAGCACCCAAATTTAAATATCAAAAGTTAATCGGAGTCGGGGGAGCTATTACAGATGCTTCAGCCGAAACTTTTTACAAAATGCCCAAGAATAAACAAAAAGAAATTCTGGATGCTTATTATGGGAAAAACGGTCTGGGCTACACTGTTGTTCGTACCAATATGAATTCCTGCGACTTTTCCAGTGACTCTTATACCTATGTAGAAGACAATGATACTTCTCTGAAGTCTTTTAACCTTGCGCACGATGAAAAGTATAAAATACCGATGATCAAGGAAGCTCAGAAAGCCATCGGTAATAATTTTACCTTTTATTTTTCGCCCTGGAGCCCTCCGGCCTGGATGAAGTCGAATAAAAGTCTCTATAAAGGAGGAAGACTGGAAAACCAATATTACCAGACCTGGGCGGATTATTATATTAAATTCATTAAAGAATATGAAAAAAGAGGGATTAATATCTGGGGATTAACGGTTCAAAATGAACCCATGGCCACCCAAAGCTGGGAGTCCTGTATCTATACAGCAGAAGAAGAGGGTGATTTCCTGAAAAACAATCTCGGACCAACGCTTTGGAAAAATGGATATAAAGATAAAAAAGTGATGATCTGGGATCACAACAGAGATTTAATCTATCAAAGAGCAACAACAACCTTAAGCGATCCTGAAACATCAAAATATGCCCATGGAATAGGATACCACTGGTACGAAACCTGGAACAACAAAACTCAGCTTTTTGATAATCTGGCGGAAACGCACAGAGCTTTCCCGGACAAGTTTCTGGCTTTTACAGAAGGCTGCAAGGAACAGTTTACTATGGATAAAATTGAGGATGTAAGCCTTGGTGAGCTGTACGGAAAAAATATGCTGAACGATTTCAACAAAGGAAATGCCATGTGGACCGACTGGAATATCCTGTTAGATGAAACAGGAGGCCCTAATCATAAAGGAAACTTTTGTTTTGCCCCGATCATTGCCAATACCAAAACAGGAGAAGTATTGTATACCTACGAGTACTATTATATCGGGCATGTCTCAAAATACATCAGGCCGAATGCTCAGAGGGTAGGAAGCTCTTCCAACAGAGCAGCACTTACCTCAAGTGCATTTATGAATGAAAACGGACAACTGGTCACCGTGATCATGAATGATTCAGACAACGATATAGAAACCAATCTCTGGATCGAAGGAATGGCTGCCAGATTAAAGGCACCTGCCCATTCTATTCAGACTGTAGTTTTATAATCTCATATTAATATTATTTTGTAGAAGAATCGGCGGCCTCTTCGAGGCCGCCGATTTGATTATTTTATTGTTGATTTTCATATGAATCATAGTCATACTGATTACCCAACCCCAAAAAAGAAACCCATGAAATTATAATCTCATGGGTTTTTATATATTCTAAAAACGAATTATCGTATCGTCAGATTTGAGAACAGATTAGTTTTCAGCATCATATTTACTGATTACTTTCTGAGTAACTCCTGAGCTGCTGAAACCTCCGTCATGGAAAAGGTTCTGCATGGTTACTTTTTTCGTAAGATCAGAGAATAAAGTGACACAGTAATCTGCACATTCAAGGGCAGTAGCATTTCCTAGTGGAGACATATCTTCCGCATATCCTAAGAATCCTCCGAAACCTTTCACACCGCTACCTGCAGTAGTCATTGTAGGTGACTGAGAAACTGTATTTACACGTACCTTTCTTTCTCCCCAATAATTTCCGAAAGTTCTCGCAATACTTTCCAGATAAGCTTTGTTGTCAGACATATCATTATAATCAGGGAATGTTCTCTGAGCTGCAATATACGTAAGAGCCAAGATGCTTCCCCACTCATTCATACAGTCTTTTTCCCAGGCAACACGCATTACTTTATGGAAAGAAACTGCTGAGATATCCCAACCTTTTTCCAACCAGTCGTAGTTCATTTCCGTATAGTGTTTTCCTTTTCTTACATTGATAGACATTCCGATAGAATGAAGGATAAAGTCAATTTTACCGAATTTTGCAACAGCAGCATCAAAAAGTTTTTCAAGATCTTCGATAGAAGTAGCATCAGCACCTATCACTTCAGAGCCTGTTTTTTCAGCTAAACCATTAAGTTCTCCCATTCTCAAAGCAATAGGAGCATTGGATAAGATGAATTCTGCACCTTCCTCATGGCATCTTTCAGCAACTTTCCATGCGATAGATTGTTCATTAAGGGCTCCAAAAATAATTCCCTTTTTGCCTTTAAGTAAACCGTATGACATAATTTTTTAATGTTTATTATAGTACAAATGTAGCAATAATTGTGGTTATGACATAATAAAAATGGAGCCTTATCAATTATAAGACTCCATTTTCTTGAAAATATTTATATGACTGAATTTTTAATTGGTTTTCTTGTTCCATTCTGCTTTCACATCCTCTGCTGCGTCTTTAGTTTTTTCCCAGGCTTCATCCGCTTTATCTTTGATGTCTTCCCAGGCGTCGGATACATTAGCTTTTACCCTGTCTAGCCAGTCTTCTTGATTAGCTTCCTGATCATTATCCCTCTTTTCATTAATATAATCTTTGGCTCTGTCTGCCAATTCATTGATTTTCCATTTTGCTTTATCTGCAGCATTTTGTAAAGAATTTTCTGCGTTTTTTACTGCATTTTCGGCTTTATTATAATCTGAATTGTTCATAATACTATAAATTTGGTTTGGTGCTAATGATTAAACAATAACCATTCCTAAAATTCAATCATTTTGTTAAACTTTTCACAATATTTTGTTATAACTTTCTAAATCAATGCTTCATTTATTATAACAATTAATATTTATGGAAAAAAAACGTTGTGGATGGTGCGAAAAAGATGATCTGTACAGAAAATATCATGATGAAGAGTGGGGTACGCCTGTATATAATGACCGTATTTTGTTCGAATTTCTGATTCTTGAAAGCTTTCAGGCGGGACTAAGCTGGTATACAATTCTGTCTAAAAGAGATAATTTCAGGAAAGCATTTGACCATTTTGATTATAAAAAAATTGCTGTCTACGATAGTCAAAAAATAGAAGAACTGATGAATGATGCCGGAATCATCAGAAACCGGCTGAAAATATTGTCCGCCGTTACCAACGCCCAGAAGTTTATGGAAGTGCAGAAAGAATTCGGAAGCTTTTCAGAATACATCTGGGGTTTCGTGAACGGAAAACCTTTAGACCAAAAGCCAAAAACTCTGTCTGATATTCCTGCTACCACTGATTTATCTGATTTTATTGCCAAGGATCTGAAAAAGAGAGGATTCAAATTTATGGGATCAACCGTTGTATATGCTCATATGCAGGCTACGGGTATGATCAACGATCATATTGAAAGTTGTTTCAAGAGATTGTGATAAATTTTATTTTGTTTAAATTTATGTGTGGTTTTTTATTAATGATATAATTGTGTTTTTTTAACTGATAACAACGTGTCTATGGTGTGTATGATGTGGATGTATTGTAAGTGGTTGATATTTAATTATTTTTCAATATTTAGTGAATAGAAATTTCATTAATCACAAGTGAGTGGATTAATTATGATATTTGTAATTTAATTAGGTATTTATTAAATATTTTGTATATTTGCATCCGCAAAAAACATAAGTGGTGCAAAAAAATTATAAACTTCAGCTTGGCCTTCTCTTTTTACTGATACATATTTTTGTCTGTGCTCAGGTGGGGATTGGTTTACCTGATCCGGATCCATCTGCAATGCTTCAGATTGCTTCAAAAAGTAAGGGAGTTCTTTTGCCAAGTGTTGCTTTAGCATCATCTACAGATAATACTACGGTTCCTGCTCCTGCAGACGGATTGATTGTATGGAACAATGGAAACGGAAATTTAAAGGAAGCCGGATACTATTTTTGGTACAGTTCCAAATGGAACAAATTCTCAACCAGTACATCTGAGACAAATAAAGGTGATGGTGGAACAGGCTGGAATACAACCGGAACAAATACAGGTAATTATTCAGGATCTGATACGAACCTTTCATTAGGAACGAAAACCCGGGATGATCTTATTTTTAAAGTCAATGCTTCCACAGCAGGAAGACTTGGAGTTGATAATTCTGTGAGTTTAGGGCTGGGAGCCAATGCAGGGCAAAACGGAATTGCAATAGGAAGCTCAAGTTCTGCATTTCAGGGTGTATCTATCGGGAGTGCTGCGTCAGTTTCAGCTAACGATGCCCTGGCAATCGGAAATAAATCAGCTGCCGGTGCATTTAAATCCATTGCTATCGGATATAACGCACAAACCAGTAAAAACGAATCCACGGCCATTGGAAATCAGGCTTCTGCCGGAGGCTTTCAGTCGATCGCAGCAGGGTATGGCGCGAAAACAAATACAAACAGCGAGACCGCTTTAGGATATAATGCTGTTACCAACAGTGAAAATTCAACAGCTGTAGGTTCTGGAGCTAATGCTTTAGGACAATATTCAACAGCGATAGGATATGGAGCAACTACCTCACAGGCCAATACCATTGTGCTGGGGAATAATAATGCAAATGTAGGTATTGGTACGGGGGCTCCGAATATTTCTGCAAAACTTGATGTGAACGGACAGTTCAAGTTAGGAGAAAAAGGAAGCGTACAGAAGAACCAGATTAGCTTTGAAGTGTGGCCGGATGTGTCTCTTAACAACATACCTCCGGGAAAATCTGCCACTTTGGAGATTCCTATTCCGGCAGCATCGAAACCGGGTTCCACGAGAGCCGTTGTCGTTGTTTCTCCGGCAGGAGATTTTGCAGGCAATTCAACGTTTTCAATTTCCAACCCAAGAATGACCTCTACTTCCGGTATTACGGTTAATCTGACCAATATTTCAGGAAGTGCAGGAAGCTTATACTCTGGCCATTTTTATATAATGATCAATGAGTTTTAATTTGAATAATAAGTTTTATTATAGTTGATATGGTGTGAAGGACTTCCGGTTTTGGAAGTCCTTTTTTATTAAAGCAGGTGTTTTAGTTTGATTTACGGGATTGAATTTCCTTTGTAACATCCTTTTTACTCTTCCATATAGCCCAGTTCATGGGAATAAAAAACAAAGGCAAGACACTCACAAAAGTGAATCCATGTTTTACCGTAGCATATACGGAGGTTCCGATCATACATCCGATCAAAACACAATAGGAAATATGTATACTTGATCGTTTTTTTTCTTCTTTAACTAATTCCTCAAGAGATAAATCAGAAAGCTTGGTCGTTTTCATATTAATGTTGGTTTTTAGGTTTTTAGTTTTTGCTAATTTAAAAAAAAGCACAAAGTACGGATTGAAAATTCATAAGAAAATGAACCGTGGCACACAAATATATCCTAAAGTGTGGTGAATATTTGAAGGGTTTTAGTTCAATACAATAAAAAAGCTATCCTCAGTGAGAATAGCTTGCATTTATAAAAAACGGAGTAATTTCTTACTTAATAATTCTGTCAAGTACCCAGGTAATCAGGTTTTTTTCAGACGCATGGTGATCTGCGGAGAATTCTCCACGTCTTCTGTTGGCAATAACATTGTTTACCGTGATTGCTTTATGCCCTAATAATTTTGAAAGAGCATAGATTGCAGAAGTTTCCATTTCAAAATTGGTAATTCCAAGATCATTTAATGTTTCTAAGAATTGATCATCCACTGCTTTCAGACGAAGCTGTCTCCCCTGTGGTGCGTAGAATCCGGGGAATGTCGCTGTATTCCCGTGGTATTTGGCATCCTTATAATATTCACCCATTTCCTCTGCCCAGTCAGAGAAGTAAAGCATAGGCTTGATTCTTTCGTACGGGAATCTCTCTAAAAAGCTTTTGGAGAACTCATTCTCAAAGTTATAATCCTGATAGAAATGCATCAAACCGTCTAAACCTACTACATTTTGTGTAACCAGCATATTGTCTACCTGCACATCAGGGTTTACACTTCCGCAAGTTCCCATACGGAATAGCTCAAGCGCTTTATGTTCTGTTTTGAATTCTTTGTTCTTAAGGTCGATATTCACCAAAGCATCCAGTTCGTTCATTACGATATCGATGTTTTCGGTACCAATACCTGTCGACATTACCGTAATTCTTTCTCCACGAAGGGTTCCTGTATGGGTATAGAATTCTCTTTTATTTTTTTGATCTCTACTGTATCAAAATAAGTTGAAACTTTTGCTACTCTGTCCGGATCCCCTACAAGAATAATTTTGTCGGCGATATCTTCAGGTAAAAGGTTCAGGTGGTATACACTTCCGTCTTCATTCAGAACGAGTTCTGAGGCAGCAAGTTTATTAAGCATAATATGTATATTTTTTGTTCTTTTAATTAATAACAATAGCTTCTTTATAAGGCGAGGCCATTACCTGGATGATAGAATCATAGTCCTCAACAATTCTTCTCTGTCCGCCCATTATTTCATATACTGTAATGGTTGTTTTTTCAAAATTTTTAGGATCCTTTCTCTGGGAAGTGATTTCGTAGAAATGATTATCTTTTTTTAAAATAGAGATCAGCTCTTCTTTTGTAGAATTGTTAGCCTGCAACATTCCCGGAAACTCCATGACAACATCTTTAAGATCGGTATAATTTTTATAACGTTTGGTTTCTCCATTGGAGTATACATACACATTAGGAACATTCTTATCCTTTTCAAGGCGCACCAGATAATAATCGTTGCCTTTTTTCTCCGCATAAACGGCCATTTCCTCAGGCTTCGTCTGTGTTTTTTCCTGAGTTTTTTTCTTTTGTGAAAATGCAGTCAGAGAAAGGAAGCTTGCTGCTAATGCAAACAATAGTTTTGTTTTCATAATTTTATTTTAGTTTTTTTGATGTTTTGAATTTAATGTTAAATATCCTCTCCCAATAACTTTCCTCATTATTTTAACGGTAGGTGGAATAAACCGATCTTTTAAGAATAATGAATTTGATTTCGGGGCTTAAAATTAGTGAAAAATATTTTACCTGAATCATAAACATTTTTTAATCTGCTATTAAAGTTCACATAATATGTGATTAATACTTTTGCCGCTAAAAATTCATGAGAACATATCCACTGCTTGTTGTTATCCTTTTGACAGGATTTGCAGTAATGTCTTTCAATCCTGTTGACCACGGAAAAGAAACGGAGACTACATTTATAAACAAGGGTTTAACTGATTTTAAAGGACAGCTTGAACAACTGAAAGCAGATGTGTATCAATTTTCTGAAGACCGGATCTCTCTCGAAGAACTACAAAAATCATTTCGTCGTACCAGAAATTCATTCAAGGAAATAGAATTTTATATTGCCTACCATTATCCTGAATTTACCAAGACGCATCTTAATGCAGCCCCTTTATTCCACATCGAAGCTGCAGGAACATCAGCTTATACACTTCCTCCAGAAGGTTTACAGGTTTTGGATGAACTTATTTTTTCAGAGGAAGCGGATGATGAAAAAGAAAAGATGAAAACCATTACTGATTTTTTATACAACAGCTATTCCGGTTTCTATCTAAGTGCTATGAAAAATGGCTTAAGTAAGGGTAACAATAAAACCTTGCCGTTGCGTATTGAACTTATCAGAATATATTCACTGGGAGTGACAGGTTTTGATACTCCGGGATCACTGAACATTTCAGAAGAAACCGCTCATGCGCTCTCAGGAATGCAAAAATACCTCAATGATGATGCTTATTTTAAAAACTATAACACCGGGAAAGTAAACCAAACCTTGTCGGATGCAATTATGTATCTCGCAGAAAATAAAGATTTTGAAACTTTTGACAGAATTCAATTTTATAAACAATACATACAACCTCTCTATCAGGAATTAGGTAGCTGGGATGGCCGGCCGGACGACCTGAAAGAATTCTCCGGCTGGAATGTAGGAAATAAGGACTTTTTCAGCAGTGATTTTCTGGATCCGTATTTTTATACGATATTAAAATCATCGGAAGATAATGCTCACCTTCGGCAGCTTGGTAAGTCTCTGTTTTATGATCAGAATATAAGCGGTAATGGTAAAATGAGTTGTGCAACCTGTCATCTTCCCGAAAACGCCTTTACAGATCTTAAAGCAAAATCTCCAAGCAATGTAGAAGGAAAAAATGTTCTGCGCAACTCGCCAAGCCTTTATAATGCGGTTTTTGCCAAAAGATTTTTTTATGATCTTCGCGCTTTTTATCTGGAACAGCAGGCTGAACATGTCATTTACAATGAAGAAGAATTCAATACCAGCTACGGGAGTATTATTCAAAAATTAAAAACCAAACCTGAATATAAAAAAGCATTCCGAAAGGCATTCAAAGACGGAGAAATTAATAAAGAAAATTTTTCAAAAGCCTTAAGTTCGTATGTTGCTTCATTATATTCCTTCAACAGTGATTTTGACCGTTTTATGAGAAATGAAAAAGAGGTATCCGATGATGTAAAAAAGGGGTTCAACCTATTTATGGGAAAAGCAGCATGTGCCACTTGTCATTTTGCACCTCATTTTTCAGGATTGGTACCACCGTTCTTTAATGAAAATGAATCAGAAGTGTTGGGCGTTACAACAAAACCTGTCAAACAGCTTCCTGTTGAACTTGACGGAGATATGGGAAGAGGAAACAGTCCTGTAAAAAAGGAAAAATCCTGGATCTATGATTATTCTTTCAAAACTGTAACGGTGAGAAATATTGCCCTTACAAAACCCTATTTTCATAACGGTGCTTTTAATACCCTGGATGAGGTCCTTGATTTTTATAATGAAGGCGGAGGTGAAGGATTGGGTCTGAAAATGAAGAACCAGACTCTGGCACCGGATAAACTTAACCTTACCCAAACAGAGATTCAGCAGATTATAGCTTTTCTGAATGCGCTTACGGATGTGAGTAAAGCAAAGTAAATTCATATTTGTGCTATTTAACAAAAAATTAATCCCATTAACATTAGGTTTTAAATTAATTAATATTCTTCCAGCCATATTTAAACTCCAATTAACAGACTAAGGGCGCTAAAAAAATAGTTTTGCAACGAATTATAAATCGAAGTATAATGAAGAAAAAACTACTAACAGTTGGTGCTCTGGCTTTATTTGCAGGGACTACCATTCAGGCCCAGACCCTAATCTTTGACAAAGGGGCCGCCTGGAGCTACAAAGACAACAATCAGGCACAACCGGATGCCTGGAAAGATAAGACCTATGATGTGTCTTCATGGGCAACTGGCAACGGGCCATTAGGGTACGGAGATCCTGTTACTACAGCCATCAATACAGGGCTTACTACAGCTTATTTTGCAAAAGACTTTAGTGTAGATCTGTCTACACTTTCAGACAACATGGAGCTTGGGGTAATGAGAGATGACGGCATTGTCGTGTATCTTAACGGGGAAGAAGTAGTACGTGACAATATGCCTGCAGGCACTATTACATTCAACACTTTCTCCAGTACAATAATCGATGGTGCAGCAGAGAATGTATACAATATCTTTTCTATTCCTAAATCAAAATTTGTAAACGGAGTGAACAGAATTTCTGTGGAACTGCATAACAGAAGTGCAACGAGTTCAGACCTTAGAATCGATGCTTATCTGAAAACAACGCCCAATACCACAACACCGGTAGCTTGTAACAGTACGCATATCAGCTGCTTCACTTCAATTGTTCCTACAGCACAAACCAACAAACTGATTATTCCTGCTGAGCATAAATATCAGCTTATCTTAAAAGAAGGTGATAATTACACAGAAGGTGGAGGTTTAGTAGGAGGGCAGAATGACTTCACCGGTTATGTGGCCAAAACAGGAAGCAGTACAAACGGATACCTTTCCGTGAACCATGAAACAAATCCGGGAGGAGTTACCATGGCAGAAATCAACTATAATGCTTCAACAAAACTTTGGCAACTGACGCGTTCAAGAGCAGTAAGTTTTTCTGATCCAAGTTTAGTACAAACAATCAGGAACTGTTCGGGTGGAGTGACGCCTTGGGGAACCATCGTGACAGCAGAGGAATCTGTGACCTCCAATGATGTGAATGGTGACGGTTATAAAGATTACGGATGGCTGGTAGAAATAGACCCTGCAACGGCTCAGGTTATTTCTAAAAATGCTAACGGAACAAAAGGTAAGCTTTGGCAGATGGGGATCATGAATCATGAAAATGTCGTGATCAATCCTGCAGGAACTGTTGCTTATTACGGGGAAGATGGAGGCACCCATATGGTATATAAATATGTAATGGATACTCCAAATGATCTTTCCTCGGGTAATCTTTATGTTTTGAAATTAGATCAGGGATTAACCACTGCTGGAGATCCGGTAGGAACTACTGCTACATGGGTTCAGGTCCCTAATAAGGATAAGGCAGATCAAAACAATACAGCAGCACAGGCGTTATCAGTAGGAGGTACAAAATTTAACGGAGTAGAAGATGTGGATATAAGTCCTCTGGATGGAAAAATTTACTTTACAGCTAAAGGTTTAGACAGAGTATACCGTTTACAGGATAACGGCACTACTGCTTCCCAGGTTGAAACATTTGTTGGGGGAGCTTCTTCCGTATATTCTTTCAATACTGCTCAGGGAATGAAGTCTGAGGCCTGGGGAGACGGAAACGATAATCTTACTTTCGACGAACTTGGAAATCTTTGGGTCCTTCAGGATGGTGGTAAAAACTATATCTGGGTAATCGCTCCCGATCATACACAGGCAAATCCTAAAGTAAGACTATTTGCTTCCATGCCGGCCGGTGCAGAACCTACCGGACTTACATTTACGCCTGACCATAAATTTGGTTTCTTCTCTATTCAGCATCCAAGCTCTACGATTGCTACAGATGTTGATGCAACAGGAAATACCATAGATTATAGGGGAAAATCAGCAACAATCGTTATTGCACTTAAAAACAACTTGGGAATAGAAGGTTCTTTAGGAACAATTGAAAATAAAACGACTGAAAATACTGTAACAGTAGCTCCCAACCCAACGTCAGGGATAGTGAAAATCAATTCTCCGAAAGGGTTAAAGGATATTTCCGTTACCGCGTATACGATGGACGGAAAAATCATCTACACGAAAAAAGTTTGCCGGATCAAATAAAGCATTGGATCTTGACTTTACCAGTGAGCTGGAAGTTTCCAGAGTTTTGATTTTAAATATCGAAGCAGAAGGAGGTTTCCAAAAAACAGTTAAACTTTTAAAAAAGTAATCCATAAAGCATGATTTCCGGCAACGAAGTTGCCGGAAATCATTTTATATCTATGAAAAAAATTGTAGTATTCATTGCCTGCTTATTTCTTTCTCAGGTAAAAGCTCAGATTGATCCTGTGAAATATCCCACCTATACCAATATCGAAGATGCTTTAAAAAGTGATCAAACGGTTTACAGCATAAGTTTCAGGGAAAAAGGATTATTCAACCTGCCTCCCGGAATTTCAAAACTGAAATCCTTATTCTTTTTGAATATTATGGGAAACAAGCTTGAAAAAATGGACCAGCAGATATTTGCTTTAAAAGAACTGGAAATTTTAAACGTCAATGAAAACAGCATTAAATACATCCCTGATGAAATAAGTCAGCTACAGAAACTGACGACATTCTCCATGAATCTCAATGGCCTTACCAGCATTAATCCTAATCTTGCAACATTGCAGCATTTGAAAGTCATTCATCTGGATGCCAATAATCTCAATGTTTTTCCTGAGGCCTTGATGGAGATTCCAACGTTAGAAGAAATAAATCTTCAGGGCAATCAAATCAGTTTTATTAAAGATAAAGTACATAAGATCACGAATCTTAAATTTTTAAATCTTTCTGAAAATCAGATCAATGATTTAGGGAATTTATCTTTTCCACAACATTTAAAATACCTTGAGCTGCAGCAAAATGCTATTGTAAAACTTCCTGAAAATTTGTTCAAAGCTCAGAATCTTGAATTTCTGAACGTCAGCGGAAATAATATCTCCATTATTTCTCCCGGAATAAAAGGACTGAAAAATATAGTCAGCATGAACCTGGCTAACAATCATTTAAAAGATATTCCTGTAGAAATCAAAGAATTGAAAAATCTTAAAACATTGATTCTTACAGGAAATCCTTTAGAAAAAACTAAAATTGAAAAATTAAAAAACTTATTGCCGGAAACCCGGATTTATTTCTAAATCTATCCGCCAACCCGTTTGGTTTTATACCCCAGATCATTAAGGATAGCCATTATTTTATCACGGTTATCTCCTTGGATGATAATCGTTCCGTCCTTTTCAGAACCGCCTATTCCCAAGGTGGTTTTTATCTTCTTTGATATTTTTTTTAAGTCCTCTTCACTGCCTTCCCAGCCCTCAACAATCGTTACTGGCTTGCCATTTCTGCCTTTTTTCTCAAATTTGCATACCAAAGGCTCTTTCTGCTTGAATTCTTCCTCAGGCATTTCAAAATCCTGCTCCTCATGATCAGGAAAAAGATTCTTTAATTGATCTCGTAAGTCCATACAGCAAAATTAAAAAGATTTGCTGAGTAATAAACAGAATCCTGATAAAAATTATGGAATAATTGTGTAATTGCTATAATAGGGAATACCAATTTTTGTTGTACTGTGAAAATACGGGCAGAAGAAATTTCAGGGATTCAATTCTTCTATTCATCGGAAATTCGATAAATTTGTATAACAAAAAGTTTTACAAAATGTCGAAAAAAGCAATATTAGCAATCCTTGACGGATGGGGATTAGGAACAAACCCGGACGTTTCTGCC encodes the following:
- a CDS encoding leucine-rich repeat domain-containing protein, translated to MKKIVVFIACLFLSQVKAQIDPVKYPTYTNIEDALKSDQTVYSISFREKGLFNLPPGISKLKSLFFLNIMGNKLEKMDQQIFALKELEILNVNENSIKYIPDEISQLQKLTTFSMNLNGLTSINPNLATLQHLKVIHLDANNLNVFPEALMEIPTLEEINLQGNQISFIKDKVHKITNLKFLNLSENQINDLGNLSFPQHLKYLELQQNAIVKLPENLFKAQNLEFLNVSGNNISIISPGIKGLKNIVSMNLANNHLKDIPVEIKELKNLKTLILTGNPLEKTKIEKLKNLLPETRIYF
- a CDS encoding translation initiation factor, which codes for MDLRDQLKNLFPDHEEQDFEMPEEEFKQKEPLVCKFEKKGRNGKPVTIVEGWEGSEEDLKKISKKIKTTLGIGGSEKDGTIIIQGDNRDKIMAILNDLGYKTKRVGG